The Vibrio rhizosphaerae genome contains the following window.
ATTCTTTCTTCATTTAAATCTAGGTCTAATTGTCGAAGGAAATTATTTTGGGAAGATGTATGTAAAGGCAATGGTTTTACATAAGGAAAAATAAGAGAAAACTCTGTATACTTCCCGTAGACTGAATGGCATTCAACTTGCCCATTAAATAGCTTCATTGCCCTTTTACAGTAGCTTAAGCCTAATCCACTACCTTCTCTCTTTTGGTATGTGAAGAACTCATCAAAAATTCGCTGGATAATTTGTGGTTCAATCCCAGGTCCATAGTCTTTGAAAAATAATTTATTTTGTTTATTACCTGATTCTAATCTAATTTCAATTTTGTTGTCAGGATAATCATTAAAGTAACAAATTGAATTTTTGAGTAAGTTAAAAATGATAAATCCAAATAATGTTTCATTTACTTGGACAATGAAATCATTATCAGAATAAAAATAAATTCTTGATTTAATCTCATTTGATTCATATGCATAACTGTTAATTGCCTGATTAACTAAAGAAGAGATTTGATGGGATTCTATATTATTGTTATTTATTATGGATTGATTTGATTCATAAAGAATCATATCAATCATCTGATTTCCATGTTGTATTGAATCTCTGCCTCGTTGAATTTCTTCACGGAAACCGCTAGGTGTACCTATACTATTTGCAATATTGTCAATATTTTCAAGGTGTAATAATATTTGAGATAATGGATTGCGCATTTCATGAGCAATTGACTTCGCCATTGCTCGAGCTTGTTTCACATGATGTTCACTACGAATATATGACTGTACTTTGCTAAAGAGTTTTTGAAGAGCTGATATTTCCTCATTAGAGTAGAGTGATCCGTTACTTTTATGAGGGGAAAATAGCAATTGAGATACAGTGTTATGGTGATCATATAATGGAAGGATCATTGCTGCATTATGTTTCGACATCTGTTCTCTGATCAGATTCAGCCTTTGATTTCTTGTATTATTAAAATGATAGTTGACTTCTTCAAGGAGTAGTACTGAGTCGTCTTGGATCAAGTAAGTTGCATAAAGCTCATTAGATTGTGCATCAGAAATCAGAATTGTCTGTTCTTTCTCCAAGTTTAGTAGTTGTGCCAGTTTATATATAGCATCTTGTGTAGAATATTGAAAATCATTAGACAGACTTAAAATTTTATGAACAGGAGTCTCGGTATCTCTATAAATTAATAAGCTAGAGCATTGAGAAACTCTAGCCCAAGTATAACGAATTGTTATGCCACACATTAAACACCATATGGATAGAAGAAGAATGTGTTCTAATATATTGAATACTTGAGAAAATATCCAAATGGGAATTATATATAGGCATAATGTTAATAAAGCATTACATGATAGATACAATAAATATTTCCAACTATAGAATCGATGAAATATTACTGCATAACCCATGAGGAAGAGTTCAATAATTGAAAATGCTGGCGGTAACCATGTAAATGAAAAATCACTGAATACGGTTGTGATAAATACATGTATAACAGCTGTTGATATCATAAAAATCACGATACCTATAACCATGTAGGTAGATTTTACTCGTTTTAATTTATTACTACTCTTACTGAGCCCAAGTGTATTAAATAATGTCAAAAAGGTAAAAAGTATTAGCAGAGAAAAGAATATAGGAGTCTCAGGACCGAAATGGATAGTAAATTCACTTGGTGATTCAACTATAACGCTGACCACTGTAAGCCCGGGGGCTAAGTTG
Protein-coding sequences here:
- a CDS encoding ATP-binding response regulator gives rise to the protein MAKAANIFSFLAFSSAFHFSCRLKSLNENHSIKKWQLALITVSTVYAFYVNLAPGLTVVSVIVESPSEFTIHFGPETPIFFSLLILFTFLTLFNTLGLSKSSNKLKRVKSTYMVIGIVIFMISTAVIHVFITTVFSDFSFTWLPPAFSIIELFLMGYAVIFHRFYSWKYLLYLSCNALLTLCLYIIPIWIFSQVFNILEHILLLSIWCLMCGITIRYTWARVSQCSSLLIYRDTETPVHKILSLSNDFQYSTQDAIYKLAQLLNLEKEQTILISDAQSNELYATYLIQDDSVLLLEEVNYHFNNTRNQRLNLIREQMSKHNAAMILPLYDHHNTVSQLLFSPHKSNGSLYSNEEISALQKLFSKVQSYIRSEHHVKQARAMAKSIAHEMRNPLSQILLHLENIDNIANSIGTPSGFREEIQRGRDSIQHGNQMIDMILYESNQSIINNNNIESHQISSLVNQAINSYAYESNEIKSRIYFYSDNDFIVQVNETLFGFIIFNLLKNSICYFNDYPDNKIEIRLESGNKQNKLFFKDYGPGIEPQIIQRIFDEFFTYQKREGSGLGLSYCKRAMKLFNGQVECHSVYGKYTEFSLIFPYVKPLPLHTSSQNNFLRQLDLDLNEERMNYRNNINITSPIRKILITDDNQVQRALVKLYLKKTGAEIYEAENGQQAIDIVSQKSIDIVFMDIQMPIMDGFEACKQIKSMYPNLPVIALSGESGEQEINQITQTMDDRLLKPTTQKLLEEILDKWIQQDELIGNF